One window from the genome of Amaranthus tricolor cultivar Red isolate AtriRed21 chromosome 9, ASM2621246v1, whole genome shotgun sequence encodes:
- the LOC130824591 gene encoding protein RMD5 homolog, giving the protein MELKAVKDAFDHVTKKQKLYSSKCHEVIELIGQEIEQAIVKLQSADSSSPYPDYKAILVDLKSKLKEIANLNHTESYQKELNSALAKYPKLLEKSFNPEISKAYRNVDFDVNTINQIIASHLYREGLFEVGDCFANEVGERESAALKSAFTEMYYALQSMKSHNLEPALKWASDNREKLTQIGSDLEFKLHRLQFVEVLQNQGRDDALKYGRNFFKLFSDSHMAEIQKLMTSILWAGKLETSPYSHLLSPVNWEKLGEEFTRQFCNLRGQSYESPLSVTVAAGIQGLPTLLKLMNVMMGKKPEWECMKQLPVPIDLDKEFQFHTVFVCPVSRDQATEENPPMLMSCGHVLCKQSITKLSKNSTKSFKCPYCPSGIDATHCKQLFF; this is encoded by the coding sequence ATGGAGCTGAAGGCTGTGAAAGATGCATTTGATCACGTTACGAAGAAGCAAAAGCTGTATTCCTCCAAATGCCATGAAGTAATAGAATTGATAGGTCAAGAAATTGAGCAGGCTATAGTTAAGCTACAATCAGCTGATTCTAGCTCCCCCTATCCAGATTATAAAGCAATACTTGTTGATCTCAAGTCCAAGCTGAAGGAGATTGCTAATCTTAACCATACGGAATCCTACCAAAAAGAGCTGAATAGTGCACTGGCCAAGTACCCAAAGCTGCTTGAAAAATCTTTCAACCCCGAGATTTCAAAAGCATACAGAAACGTTGATTTTGATGTCAACACGATTAACCAGATCATAGCTAGTCATCTGTATCGAGAAGGTCTTTTTGAAGTCGGAGATTGCTTTGCTAATGAAGTTGGAGAACGAGAATCAGCCGCCTTGAAATCGGCGTTCACTGAGATGTATTATGCTCTTCAATCCATGAAGTCCCATAATTTGGAACCAGCCCTGAAATGGGCTTCTGATAACCGTGAGAAACTCACGCAAATTGGATCAGATCTCGAGTTTAAACTTCATAGACTACAGTTTGTAGAAGTTTTGCAGAATCAAGGTAGAGATGATGCCTTAAAATATggtagaaatttttttaagcttttcagTGACTCTCATATGGCTGAAATCCAGAAGCTGATGACCAGTATTTTATGGGCCGGTAAACTCGAAACTTCCCCCTACTCTCATCTGCTTTCCCCCGTCAATTGGGAGAAGTTAGGTGAGGAATTTACTAGGCAGTTCTGTAATCTTCGGGGGCAATCTTATGAAAGTCCGTTGAGTGTAACCGTGGCTGCTGGGATTCAAGGGCTTCCCACCCTTCTTAAGCTTATGAATGTGATGATGGGTAAGAAACCGGAATGGGAATGCATGAAGCAGCTTCCTGTCCCTATTGATCTGGACAAGGAATTTCAATTCCATACGGTTTTCGTGTGCCCGGTAAGTCGAGATCAAGCAACCGAGGAGAACCCACCAATGTTAATGTCATGTGGGCATGTTCTATGCAAGCAGTCAATAACGAAGCTCTCAAAAAACAGTACGAAGTCATTTAAGTGCCCGTACTGCCCTTCGGGGATTGATGCCACTCACTGTAAACAGTTGTTTTTCTAA